In Jaculus jaculus isolate mJacJac1 chromosome 4, mJacJac1.mat.Y.cur, whole genome shotgun sequence, a single genomic region encodes these proteins:
- the LOC101604518 gene encoding 40S ribosomal protein S20-like, which produces MAFKDAGKSPVEPEVVSHRIRITLTSRDVKSLEKVCVTCQRSQGREPVRMPTKTPRITTRKTPCGEDSKTWDRFQVRIHKRLIDLHSPSEIVKPITSISIEPRVEVEITIADA; this is translated from the coding sequence ATGGCCTTTAAGGATGCCGGAAAGTCGCCCGTGGAACCGGAGGTGGTCAGCCACAGAATCCGGATCACCCTCACCAGCCGCGACGTGAAGTCcctggagaaggtgtgtgtgACTTGTCAGAGGAGTCAAGGACGAGAACCAGTTCGCATGCCCACCAAGACACCGAGAATAACTACAAGGAAAACACCTTGCGGTGAAGATTCCAAGACATGGGATCGCTTCCAGGTGAGAATCCACAAGCGACTCATTGATTTACACAGTCCCTCTGAGATTGTTAAGCCGATTACTTCCATCAGCATTGAGCCAAGAGTGGAGGTTGAAATCACCATTGCAGATGCCTAA